One region of Macadamia integrifolia cultivar HAES 741 chromosome 11, SCU_Mint_v3, whole genome shotgun sequence genomic DNA includes:
- the LOC122092829 gene encoding cypmaclein-like — translation MAVSRVLIASLLLSLLLLHVAAAIEEANGNQVATIDCSSACKGRCRLASRKRRCMRECRSCCKRCNCVPPGTYGNEDVCPCYAHLMTHNGKKHKCP, via the exons GGCTGTCTCTAGGGTTCTTATTGCTTcacttctcctctctctccttctactTCATGTGGCTGCAGCTATTGAAGAG GCCAATGGTAACCAAGTTGCTACCATAG ACTGTAGCTCAGCTTGTAAGGGGAGGTGCCGGCTAGCATCAAGGAAGCGTCGCTGCATGAGGGAATGCAGGTCCTGCTGTAAAAGGTGCAATTGCGTTCCTCCTGGTACTTATGGGAATGAAGACGTCTGCCCATGCTATGCCCATCTGATGACACACAATGGGAAAAAACACAAGTGCCCTTGA